One part of the Polyangiaceae bacterium genome encodes these proteins:
- a CDS encoding response regulator transcription factor — translation MKLFIVEDDHLIRQNLELLLGGEREVEVVGTAANVADALAALSDSPAEIVLSDIGLPDQSGIELIAALKAQRPELEVMAYTVFEDRETVFAALKAGATSYVLKGSTPRELIEALHSLNQGGAPMSPKIARAVIQEFQARPAASPELLSRRETEVLSFVEQGLSYKEIASNLNLSPHTVHSHIKKIYEKLQANGKHDALEKARRKGLI, via the coding sequence ATGAAGCTCTTCATCGTCGAGGACGACCATCTCATCCGTCAAAATCTCGAACTCTTGCTTGGGGGGGAGAGAGAGGTGGAAGTCGTTGGTACCGCAGCGAACGTCGCTGACGCCCTCGCGGCACTGAGCGATTCCCCTGCGGAAATCGTCCTGAGCGACATCGGCCTCCCCGATCAATCCGGCATCGAGCTGATCGCCGCGCTCAAAGCGCAGCGCCCAGAGCTCGAGGTGATGGCCTACACCGTGTTCGAAGATCGCGAGACGGTGTTCGCCGCGCTCAAAGCCGGCGCGACCAGCTACGTGCTCAAAGGCTCCACACCGCGGGAGTTGATCGAAGCGTTGCACAGCCTGAATCAAGGCGGCGCGCCCATGAGCCCGAAGATCGCCCGCGCGGTGATCCAGGAGTTTCAAGCGCGCCCCGCGGCTAGCCCGGAGCTCTTGAGTCGCCGCGAGACGGAGGTGCTGAGCTTCGTTGAACAGGGGCTGAGCTACAAAGAGATCGCCAGCAACCTGAACTTGAGCCCGCACACCGTGCACAGCCACATCAAGAAGATCTACGAAAAGCTCCAGGCCAATGGCAAGCACGACGCCCTGGAGAAGGCCCGCCGGAAGGGCTTGATCTAG
- a CDS encoding antibiotic biosynthesis monooxygenase → MITEYVRYRIPDDQTDEFVSAYQRAAKVLDVSPFCIDYELARCEEEPARFTLRIHWTSVEEHLSGFRKSAEFPAFLAAVRPFITHIEEMQHYAPVLSSESVG, encoded by the coding sequence ATGATCACCGAGTACGTGCGCTATCGCATCCCTGACGACCAAACGGACGAGTTCGTTTCCGCGTATCAACGAGCGGCCAAGGTGCTGGACGTCAGCCCGTTCTGCATCGACTACGAGTTGGCTCGTTGCGAAGAGGAGCCGGCGCGCTTCACCCTGCGCATCCACTGGACCTCCGTCGAGGAGCACTTAAGCGGCTTTCGCAAAAGCGCGGAGTTCCCGGCGTTCCTGGCAGCGGTGCGTCCCTTCATCACCCACATCGAGGAGATGCAGCACTACGCGCCCGTGCTCAGCTCCGAGTCAGTCGGCTAG
- a CDS encoding helix-turn-helix transcriptional regulator, whose protein sequence is MTSSEFGCPVEFALSVLGGKWKTVLLAHLKTGPKRYRDLRNLVPKLSDKMLTQRIHELELGGLIEKDAASAYVMTDRGRSLSPVLQALFDWGEEHRDNLTNRP, encoded by the coding sequence GTGACGTCATCGGAGTTTGGTTGCCCCGTGGAGTTCGCACTCAGCGTGCTCGGGGGAAAGTGGAAGACGGTGCTCTTGGCCCACCTCAAGACAGGGCCGAAGCGCTATCGAGACTTGCGGAACTTAGTGCCCAAGCTGAGTGACAAGATGCTCACCCAGCGCATCCATGAGCTGGAGCTCGGCGGTTTGATCGAAAAAGACGCTGCGTCTGCCTACGTGATGACCGACCGTGGTCGCTCCCTGTCTCCCGTGTTGCAGGCCCTTTTTGATTGGGGGGAGGAGCACCGGGATAACCTAACGAACCGCCCTTAA